The following proteins are encoded in a genomic region of Vulpes vulpes isolate BD-2025 chromosome X, VulVul3, whole genome shotgun sequence:
- the CRLF2 gene encoding cytokine receptor-like factor 2 isoform X1, translated as MRTVLLPWASAAVFLLATVTVSGNEALEGVLQLQMINFNFEVVQVTWNASQYSGTNLTFLYKLTSDETHSQCSNYILQQSRTAGCLLEAKEDEILCFSIWNGTRLLLKKCQWISAYLKPSSPKDLNFQWHQEAITVTCSDLPYKRLLYEIQYKSMFDTEWQSKEGETCNVTTDGLDAEKCYFFRARVKTMESSYGPDTYPSDWSEVIHQQKGELRDSCQEKKLFPKFILVSGMVALLTVSLLLLSLWKVRRVKKLLMPSVPDPKFTFPGLFESHQGNFQEWIKDTQNVVPLNKMEGAEHDCGPEEALVVHLATAEAEMPIMTTGPSCPQTEEEEASGDPSQLPGRPLQGGRGGETVCLGGFTFVMSDNSYVML; from the exons AAGGAGTATTGCAGCTTCAGATGATCAACTTTAACTTTGAAGTTGTGCAGGTTACATGGAATGCAAGCCAATACTCGGGGACAAATTTGACTTTCCTCTACAA GTTAACCAGTGACGAGACTCATAGCCAATGCTCCAACTATATTCTTCAACAAAGTCGCACTGCTGGATGCCTCCTGGAGGCAAAAGAAGATGAAATTCTGTGCTTTTCCATCTGGAATGGAACACGTCTCCTTCTCAAAAAATGTCAGTGGATCAGTGCTTACT TGAAACCCAGCTCCCCAAAAGACTTGAACTTCCAGTGGCATCAGGAAGCCATTACAGTGACCTGTTCTGATCTGCCCTACAAGCGTCTCCTCTATGAAATCCAGTACAAGAGTATGTTCGACACTGAGTGGCAG tccAAGGAGGGAGAAACCTGCAATGTTACGACAGATGGCTTGGATGCTGAGAAATGTTATTTCTTCCGGGCCAGAGTGAAAACAATGGAGTCCAGCTATGGCCCCGACACATACCCAAGTGACTGGTCAGAGGTGATACACCAGCAAAAGGGGGAGCTGAGAG ATTCGTGCCAGGAGAAAAaacttttccccaaatttattttagtttctggcATGGTTGCGTTGCTGACGGTGTCCCTTCTTCTTCTGTCTTTATGGAAAGTACGGAG AGTCAAGAAGCTCCTCATGCCCAGCGTGCCCGATCCCAAATTCACCTTCCCTGGGCTCTTTGAATCCCACCAGGGTAACTTCCAG GAGTGGATCAAGGACACCCAGAACGTGGTCCCCTTGAATAAGATGGAGGGTGCGGAGCACGATTGTGGCCCGGAAGAGGCTCTCGTCGTCCACCTGGCCACGGCTGAGGCCGAGATGCCCATCATGACGACCGGCCCGTCGTGTCCGCAGACCGAGGAGGAAGAGGCCTCCGGGGACCCCAGCCAGCTTCCTGGCCGGCCCCTGCAAGGCGGCAGGGGCGGCGAGACGGTCTGTCTTGGTGGCTTCACGTTCGTGATGAGTGACAACTCATACGTCATGTTATGA
- the CRLF2 gene encoding cytokine receptor-like factor 2 isoform X2, whose protein sequence is MRTVLLPWASAAVFLLATVTVSGNEALEGVLQLQMINFNFEVVQVTWNASQYSGTNLTFLYKLTSDETHSQCSNYILQQSRTAGCLLEAKEDEILCFSIWNGTRLLLKKCQWISAYLKPSSPKDLNFQWHQEAITVTCSDLPYKRLLYEIQYKSMFDTEWQSKEGETCNVTTDGLDAEKCYFFRARVKTMESSYGPDTYPSDWSEVIHQQKGELRDSCQEKKLFPKFILVSGMVALLTVSLLLLSLWKVRRVKKLLMPSVPDPKFTFPGLFESHQGNFQQEVVFFAGSPCTAENKPKTSAFKRSGSRTPRTWSP, encoded by the exons AAGGAGTATTGCAGCTTCAGATGATCAACTTTAACTTTGAAGTTGTGCAGGTTACATGGAATGCAAGCCAATACTCGGGGACAAATTTGACTTTCCTCTACAA GTTAACCAGTGACGAGACTCATAGCCAATGCTCCAACTATATTCTTCAACAAAGTCGCACTGCTGGATGCCTCCTGGAGGCAAAAGAAGATGAAATTCTGTGCTTTTCCATCTGGAATGGAACACGTCTCCTTCTCAAAAAATGTCAGTGGATCAGTGCTTACT TGAAACCCAGCTCCCCAAAAGACTTGAACTTCCAGTGGCATCAGGAAGCCATTACAGTGACCTGTTCTGATCTGCCCTACAAGCGTCTCCTCTATGAAATCCAGTACAAGAGTATGTTCGACACTGAGTGGCAG tccAAGGAGGGAGAAACCTGCAATGTTACGACAGATGGCTTGGATGCTGAGAAATGTTATTTCTTCCGGGCCAGAGTGAAAACAATGGAGTCCAGCTATGGCCCCGACACATACCCAAGTGACTGGTCAGAGGTGATACACCAGCAAAAGGGGGAGCTGAGAG ATTCGTGCCAGGAGAAAAaacttttccccaaatttattttagtttctggcATGGTTGCGTTGCTGACGGTGTCCCTTCTTCTTCTGTCTTTATGGAAAGTACGGAG AGTCAAGAAGCTCCTCATGCCCAGCGTGCCCGATCCCAAATTCACCTTCCCTGGGCTCTTTGAATCCCACCAGGGTAACTTCCAG CAGGAAGTTGTGTTCTTCGCGGGCTCACCCTGCACGGCTGAAAACAAACCCAAGACTTCCGCTTTTAAACG GAGTGGATCAAGGACACCCAGAACGTGGTCCCCTTGA